One Agrococcus jenensis genomic region harbors:
- a CDS encoding PT domain-containing protein, producing the protein MHRRTPPLAPLAGAAGALVVVVATIASCSAPGAAAPPEPSMTTGAPTPATTAPALEPSADPTAAPSAVPTAEPSAEPTAAPTASAGSEQAFVTQIGNAAFEVPRGWTVRDESRVGLDHEAQDQWMNNVVLLDDSGRELLRYIDGAIDAQGQITAGWGMVEQRPIAAAIPDESGVPTAAASWWVEGEAGVQVFASVTLVPDGEAPWGIVPAGDARSAQFIADLSLLDACQQVVDVADAEACLESDDVAELMAVLATLEQHAVPRDAMP; encoded by the coding sequence ATGCATCGACGCACCCCGCCGCTCGCTCCGCTCGCCGGCGCAGCGGGCGCCCTGGTCGTGGTCGTGGCGACCATCGCCAGCTGCTCAGCACCGGGCGCAGCGGCGCCGCCCGAGCCCAGCATGACGACCGGCGCTCCGACCCCGGCGACGACCGCGCCGGCCCTCGAGCCGAGCGCTGACCCGACGGCGGCGCCGAGCGCCGTACCGACGGCGGAGCCGAGCGCAGAGCCGACGGCCGCCCCGACCGCATCCGCGGGATCAGAGCAGGCGTTCGTCACGCAGATCGGCAACGCCGCGTTCGAGGTGCCGCGCGGTTGGACGGTGCGCGACGAGAGCCGCGTCGGGCTCGATCACGAAGCCCAGGACCAGTGGATGAACAACGTCGTCCTGCTCGACGACAGCGGCCGGGAGCTGCTGCGCTACATCGACGGCGCCATCGATGCGCAAGGGCAGATCACCGCGGGCTGGGGCATGGTCGAGCAGCGTCCGATCGCCGCGGCGATCCCCGACGAGAGCGGCGTGCCGACGGCCGCGGCGAGCTGGTGGGTGGAGGGGGAGGCTGGCGTGCAGGTCTTCGCCTCCGTTACGCTCGTGCCCGACGGAGAGGCGCCGTGGGGCATCGTCCCGGCGGGGGATGCCCGGTCTGCGCAGTTCATCGCCGATCTCTCGCTGCTCGACGCCTGCCAGCAGGTGGTCGACGTCGCGGATGCCGAAGCGTGCCTCGAGAGCGACGACGTCGCCGAGCTGATGGCCGTGCTCGCGACGCTCGAGCAGCATGCGGTCCCGCGCGACGCGATGCCCTGA
- a CDS encoding DUF305 domain-containing protein has product MKTINRALGVSALALAFVVTGCSAGGSTGTSPAASPGITEAPSSAAGSSEANAADEMFVTGMIPHHQQAIEMSEMVLEKDGLDPRVADLAERIRAAQAPEIEQLQGWLDEWGVEASADGGHGGHGAGGGMMSEDDMQALEDADGAEASTLFLQQMVAHHEGAVEMAEVEVADGQHPDVVALAQQMADAQSAEIAEMEQLLTEL; this is encoded by the coding sequence ATGAAGACCATCAACCGCGCGCTCGGAGTCAGCGCGCTCGCCCTCGCCTTCGTCGTCACCGGCTGCTCCGCGGGCGGATCGACGGGCACCTCCCCGGCCGCATCCCCCGGCATCACCGAGGCGCCCTCATCGGCCGCCGGCTCGTCGGAGGCGAACGCCGCCGACGAGATGTTCGTGACGGGGATGATCCCGCACCACCAGCAGGCCATCGAGATGTCGGAGATGGTGCTCGAGAAGGACGGCCTCGACCCGCGGGTCGCCGACCTGGCCGAGCGCATCCGCGCCGCGCAGGCGCCCGAGATCGAGCAGCTGCAGGGCTGGCTCGACGAGTGGGGCGTGGAGGCGTCGGCAGATGGCGGCCACGGCGGGCACGGCGCGGGCGGCGGCATGATGTCGGAGGACGACATGCAGGCGCTCGAGGACGCCGACGGCGCTGAGGCGAGCACGCTCTTCCTCCAGCAGATGGTCGCGCACCACGAGGGCGCCGTCGAGATGGCGGAGGTGGAGGTCGCCGACGGCCAGCACCCCGACGTCGTCGCGCTCGCGCAGCAGATGGCCGACGCGCAGTCGGCTGAGATCGCCGAGATGGAGCAGCTGCTCACCGAGCTCTAG
- a CDS encoding MFS transporter, with protein MQSPRDADRPSSAPASSTASLVNHEGKAAGMRQLTASVPIRTAASGAQIGIPILVVSITGDIALGAALAALALVPSIIAAPLVGAILDRVHRPRPLMMAAAAGTAVAYGLTAALDPLPVWLVAIALVLSGLLNPFGFGGLSSFVAPAGTDARRAYALDALSYNLSGVAGPALVALLAPTLGPRWALASMAGIALVSLAAYPLLRIERREAERKGLWRSIGAGLVALSTHRPLATITVSGTLVEFGRGIMPIAAIGIALLATGDAAASAFIVTAFAIGALVGAIVEPIRRTSLSPQATMLVGFGLVGLATLAAALDLGFWWTIVLVGVSGVFSAAPTAAMLTLRRLESPEDVVAQVFTVGSALRTTASAGGTAVAGLLAGLDPLLLLAASGAVWVVGALTMLAFPRSR; from the coding sequence ATGCAATCCCCCCGCGACGCCGATCGGCCCTCGTCTGCCCCCGCGTCGTCGACCGCATCGCTCGTGAACCACGAGGGGAAGGCCGCGGGGATGCGCCAGCTCACCGCATCCGTGCCGATCCGAACGGCTGCCAGCGGAGCGCAGATCGGGATCCCAATCCTGGTCGTGTCGATCACGGGCGACATCGCCCTCGGAGCGGCGCTCGCGGCGCTCGCGCTCGTGCCGAGCATCATCGCCGCGCCGCTCGTCGGCGCGATCCTCGACCGCGTGCACCGGCCGCGCCCGCTCATGATGGCGGCCGCAGCGGGCACCGCCGTCGCCTACGGGCTGACCGCAGCGCTCGACCCGCTGCCGGTGTGGCTCGTCGCGATCGCGCTCGTCCTCAGCGGCCTCCTCAACCCCTTCGGCTTCGGCGGGCTCTCGAGCTTCGTCGCGCCGGCCGGCACGGATGCGCGCCGCGCGTACGCGCTCGACGCGCTCAGCTACAACCTCTCCGGTGTCGCGGGTCCGGCGCTCGTCGCGCTGCTGGCGCCGACGCTCGGGCCGCGCTGGGCGCTCGCCTCGATGGCCGGGATCGCGCTCGTGTCGCTCGCCGCCTACCCGCTGCTGCGCATCGAGCGGCGGGAGGCGGAGCGCAAGGGGCTGTGGCGCTCGATCGGCGCGGGGCTCGTCGCCCTGTCGACGCATCGGCCGCTCGCCACGATCACCGTCTCGGGCACGCTCGTCGAGTTCGGCCGCGGCATCATGCCGATCGCGGCGATCGGCATCGCGCTACTCGCGACGGGCGACGCAGCCGCGAGCGCCTTCATCGTCACCGCCTTCGCGATCGGCGCGCTCGTCGGCGCCATCGTCGAGCCGATCCGCCGCACGAGCCTGTCGCCGCAGGCGACGATGCTCGTCGGGTTCGGGCTCGTGGGGCTCGCGACGCTCGCCGCCGCGCTCGACCTCGGGTTCTGGTGGACGATCGTGCTCGTCGGTGTCTCCGGCGTGTTCAGTGCCGCACCCACCGCCGCGATGCTCACGCTCCGGCGGCTCGAGAGCCCCGAGGACGTCGTCGCGCAGGTGTTCACCGTCGGCTCTGCGCTGCGCACGACCGCGAGCGCGGGCGGCACGGCCGTCGCCGGTCTGCTCGCCGGCCTTGACCCGCTCCTGCTGCTCGCCGCCTCGGGGGCCGTGTGGGTCGTGGGAGCGCTCACGATGCTCGCGTTCCCACGCTCGCGCTGA